In the genome of Ctenopharyngodon idella isolate HZGC_01 chromosome 16, HZGC01, whole genome shotgun sequence, the window tcaaccaggccccgcccctttattctgcgtatgaattatttaaatgaggaatattgtgaagaaaactcaagactacaatggaggcgtttcagggagttcagaaacactgacactgatatagagaagaactcccgctggagggactttttttatgctcaaacagcaacattacacactaaagacagATGAAAACAGCAGAATAGGTGCTCTTTAAATGTCCAAGTAAGAACTGTAGCGGTTCATTGGTTATATGTTCTCTTTTCTAGAAAGTTTGAGTGTGATCTGTGTGAGCGCACCTTCAGTGAGAAATGGGCTCTGAACAACCACATGAAGCTGCACACGGGAGACAAACCCTTCAAGTGCGGATGGCCCTCGTGTCATTACTCCTTCCTGACTCTCTCTGCCATGAAGGACCATCACAGGACACACACAGGTACAAACacatcaaaacacacacacagtaatacacacacacacacacacgtctggcTTCAGAAGGAGCTTGTCTGTCCTCCACTGCTgatctctgtgtgtttgtgtcaggaGAGAAGTCCTTCCTCTGTGATCTCTGCGGGTTTGCCGGAGGAACTCGTCACGCTCTGACCAAACACCGTCGCCAGCACACAGGTACACATTAAACCCAGATTAGAGTTAAACTGAGATTCAAGATGTGtttctgaatttgaattgaacaTAACAGCATGCAGAATTGCATTTCAAATTTGCATACAGAggtagaattaaaatgaatcGAAATGCAAAGAAGCAATGTCATTTTTAACTtaaatgttggcttgacaaagccttgtttaaaacttaaaaatagtttaaaaagctTCAAAGGTTTGTAGGTGTTGTGGACCGATACAACAGTAGACAGAATCAGCTGATGTTTTGGACCTGTGCTGTGTTTGCTGCAGGCGAGCGACCCTTCAAGTGTCAGCTGTGCAACTTCGCATCAACCACACAGTCCCACCTGACGCGACACAAGCGTGTGCACACGGGCGAGAAGCCCTACCGCTGCCCCTGGTGCGACTACAGGTACGACACGcacagtcacatgatccctcagaCATCATTCTCTTATGCTGATTTGcatctgattattatcaatgttgaaacataATAAGaactaatataattaattaaataaatttgacgTCTCTTCAGCATTTAGTGAATTTCAACAAGAATTGTGTTTCCCTCCAGTTCCTGTTTGCTTCCCCTCTCTTCTCCTCTTGTCTTGTTGAACACTTGTTGTTTGTATTGTCAGATCGAACTGCGCAGAGAACATCCGTAAACACATCCTGCACACAGGCAAGCATGAGGGGGTGAAGATGTACAACTGTCCCAAGTGCAGCTACGCCACCAACGCCCCCATGGACTTCAGGAACCACCTGAAAGAGACTCACCCTGACATTGAGAACCCAGACCTGGCTTACTTGCATGCAGGTACTGTGTCTGTCTTCTTCTCTTCTTGTCTCCTTCATCTTTCTTTTAAAGAGCCAGTCAAAGTTTAACAGTGGCCATTTTAGCATAACCTGTCACTGATTTCAGATATACAGGTCAAAAGTGACGTTCAGCCTTGGAAAAtggacatcttcaccctttattcaaatatgatTATAAATGCGTTATAGATTATGTAGTCATATTGCGTATTTGTGCTTGGAAtcgattgttttatttgtgaaaacTCAATGATACAAATTGTGTGACATCATTTTTGTCCATACCATCATACAAAGatattatgaacacatgcaaaaacaagtgAGAACCAACAagatattaataactgattatgttgtagtcaatgctttttcctgtcagctttttgtttttatttgcattttttttttttgcacagtaGAATAAAACCTATAGCTGTACCTTGACATTTTACCAAATCATTTTTTCAGATAAATACTTTAACcaagtttaatgttttgttcttccctcatatttagaatatttaaaaaatataaaatattttcctcatattttgaacttaacttattaaaaacaaatatccactTTTGTCCACTTCTGtatatgacaaaaattgtaCTTAGTAACATAAtctattacattacacattttatgTAATCTAACTACTttaaggccctgtttccacctgatATTAAGATgagttttggtcaatcggatcacaagtacaGTAGATGAGGCAGACACGTTCCCGTTTAcatctggtgttttaatccgtctcttctGTCCTGCTTGTGGAATTTACATGTGAGCCCGGAAGGAGACGACGGAGAAACATACGGAGATcatcagcttttgtttctgctctgacagccacaagaccagccgaacgctgtgagtgtgtgttagaaatcaggaatgacggagaacattgtgcttggtgcgtttttcatcttcaaaccaaacttgggtcttcagctgacaaagtttaaatcccgtctggctcgtgctcttcccataatgtttacacgttaggtcagtaggtggagagtagacggtctttagtggctgtttgaacacattcaaccacatgagtGTTTACACTATGAAAACAATCCAGTCGAACgtgtttttgactacctctggaagtggttgaaagtggacaagctcaaaactttttacaccccgtttacacctgtatttagtgtcgtccacttgtgatgcgatcgaccaaaacacatcttaataccaggtggaaacagggcctttgattacttttagattacttttgacctaatttATTTATCACattaggataatcttgtaccatattgatataaaattataaagagaaagaaaatatataaatttttgtCATCAATAACATGGAATTCAGCcagtgaagaccataggctggcattatgcaaattagtaaCAAACATCCATaggttcagcaggaagtgagactggaattactgatgactcTTTCAGGAATTACTGATGACTCTTTCAGAATcgcttctttcttttgggagacaaaaactccatttatGTGCACTATGATCTGTGAAACTTTCCAGACCTTTTATATTCACAAACAGCtctattacacactgcatgaaagggaATATCCCAAAAAGCAATATAGGGCCACTTTGACGGATCAGTCTGTCATAAAGCGGTCATATTGAGCTGCAGAATACACATTtgggccctgtttccacctggtattaagatgtgttttggtcgatcggatcacaagtggacgacactaaatacaggtaaatggggtgtaaaacgttttgagcttgtccactttcaaccacttccagaggtagttgaaacgCATTcaaccggattgctttcatagtggaaatgctcatgtggtcgaatgtgttcgaacagccaacAAAAGACCGTCTACTCTTCACCTACTGAATGCgaaaacattatgggaagcgagACAGGAtttagccagacgggatttaaactttgtcgactgaaaatgaaaaacgtaccaagcacaatgttctctgtcattcctgatttctaacacacactcacagcgttcggctggtcttgtggctgtcagagcagaaatgaaactGATGTTCTCCGTGTGTTTTCCCGTCATCTCCTTTTGGGTTCATATGTAAACtgcgtgagcttattttgtccattagatcgaaagatctgaaaaaatacatttacccgcctatagaccctcccctcgaagaaatcaggacaaaagagacagattaaaacaccaggtgtaaatgggaatgtgtctgcctcgtctacttgtgatccgattaaccagaacgcatcttaataccaggtggaaacagggccttagaaaaaaagaaaatgacacaTTCAGTCCTGGTTCGCTGAGAGTTGTCACCTTCTGTATCGcatactgtcatttttaacatcGAACCTTAAGatgcaaacaaaaaaacggcttttatgaagtatactttgctgTGTGATCAGATGAACGCGCTTGTCGTATGCGCGTAGATATGATGGTGGTTTTACCAGTTGAGAACTTGCGAAGAGTTTATaaaaagtcaccatgaaacaTGATACCCCATGAAAAGGTCCACTTGTTTGGCAgtgttcacacttattcaaatgaattgcaccagagttcattttaatcgaaccaaacctgCCACGAGTAAACACAGCAttaatgtgtgtgtctgtctctcCTGTGTTTGTGTCAGGAATTGTGTCCAAGTCATTCGAGTGTCGTCTGAAGGGACAGGGCGCGACCTTCGTCCAGGCTGAGGCGGCGTTCGCCCCTGATGAGAGTGAGCTGGGCTCCGAGGCACTTCAGCAGGTCATCATCATCCAGGGTTACAGCGGCGGGGAGGTGGCCATCGATCAGGCCCTGGAGGAGTCGGCCGCCGCCACCCTACAGACCCTCGCCATGTCCAGTCAGCTGGGCGAAGTGCTGCACATCACTGAGGACGGGCAGCTCATCACGTCCAGCCGGGACGGGTCTACAGCAGGGCAGACCACTCGATACGTGCTGGTGGAGTCGTCCGGAGAGGCCACAGGAGAAGAGCGAGCACAGGAGGAGGCTGTGCACACTGTGTCCGAGTCGTCCTCCGCTCTGGACGCTCTGCTCTGCGCTGTGACGGAGCTGGGCCAGCAGGGCGGCGCTAGAGAGGGAGAGATCACCGTCACCACAGTGTCCGATCAGCTGCCGGGAGAGAAGTGTGAAGGTCAGACGTCTCCGACTCAGACACAGGAGTACGAGGAGAGGGCGGAGGTGGGCGTGGTCATGGGCTCGGCCAATGAGCACACGTCTGAGGAGATGCAGGAGGTGCTGCAGTTTGCAGCCAGTCAGCTGATGATGAAGGAGGGTCTCACTCAAGTGATTGTCAACGACGAGGGCACTCACTACATAGTCACGCAGCTGGACGACTCGACCCTGCACGTCGAGGGCACGGTGGAGGATCCGTCCGGACAGGAGACCATCGTTTACTCGGAAGTTAGTCCTGAATGATGAGCGATTGAGAGTGGATCTCTTCACATCACTGGATTTGACTCTTCTTCCTTCTAAGACAGTAACTCAGGGTCA includes:
- the znf407 gene encoding zinc finger protein 407 isoform X2 translates to MKLHTGDKPFKCGWPSCHYSFLTLSAMKDHHRTHTGEKSFLCDLCGFAGGTRHALTKHRRQHTGERPFKCQLCNFASTTQSHLTRHKRVHTGEKPYRCPWCDYRSNCAENIRKHILHTGKHEGVKMYNCPKCSYATNAPMDFRNHLKETHPDIENPDLAYLHAGIVSKSFECRLKGQGATFVQAEAAFAPDESELGSEALQQVIIIQGYSGGEVAIDQALEESAAATLQTLAMSSQLGEVLHITEDGQLITSSRDGSTAGQTTRYVLVESSGEATGEERAQEEAVHTVSESSSALDALLCAVTELGQQGGAREGEITVTTVSDQLPGEKCEGQTSPTQTQEYEERAEVGVVMGSANEHTSEEMQEVLQFAASQLMMKEGLTQVIVNDEGTHYIVTQLDDSTLHVEGTVEDPSGQETIVYSEVSPE